One genomic window of Etheostoma spectabile isolate EspeVRDwgs_2016 chromosome 7, UIUC_Espe_1.0, whole genome shotgun sequence includes the following:
- the ccdc22 gene encoding LOW QUALITY PROTEIN: coiled-coil domain-containing protein 22 (The sequence of the model RefSeq protein was modified relative to this genomic sequence to represent the inferred CDS: deleted 1 base in 1 codon) — translation MEEVDNILIHALKQVGTEVSEEMGAPHLARLIWRGGPSIPGHDPVWGARCPPSLPPACPPLQSRHDLAQACQDIGYKGEIGYQTFLYSNEPEIRSLLMFLVEKLPRESAEASDQPTGKSGVLQKAIAAAIKAQLAVPWLPPNCRLPLHGETQSSGARHSFHVQPLSLPHRTKGSGKKQLKELEDYQRDILPPVTAQPSHHASVVASILEQHTAELSAAQEWDNEWNTQGLLSRLTPQDYRSRKVARLRKRIEEQLRSAALPCPESAFGGPRSASDLSELLQTFRGSAPSDHILTKGTHFTHTQKFAFTQEAAAVSAPPIPSSHQSESDVQLRQQEEQASLQQQFQQLCSDVDQLAADMKHMSVTNAQVMDIKARELGNSRKERCSTFILPPGSLFFVFFHILNPFLHFPQLESSRKLSEIKSLHDKIRASTEEAKKKEDLHQQLVTELENLPQDASRSAYTQRILEIVGNIKKQKEEITKILSDTKELQKEINSLTGKLDRTFAVTDELVFKDAKKDESVRKSYKYLAALHENCSQLIQTIEDTGTILREIRDLEEQIETENSSKTVANLERILEDYKAMRQENSALAAKVREG, via the exons ATGGAAGAAGTTGACAATATTTTGATTCACGCCCTCAAACAAGTCGGCAC AGAGGTGAGTGAGGAAATGGGAGCTCCCCATTTAGCACGGCTCATATGGAGGGGTGGGCCGA GTATCCCGGGGCACGATCCAGTCTGGGGGGCGCgctgccccccctccctccccccggCCTGTCCCCCCCTTCAGAGTCGGCATGACCTGGCACAGGCCTGTCAG GACATCGGTTATAAGGGAGAGATCGGCTACCAGACCTTCCTGTACAGCAACGAGCCCGAGATCCGGTCCCTGCTCATGTTCCTGGTGGAGAAGCTGCCCAGAGAAAGTGCCGAGGCCTCAGACCAGCCAACGG GTAAATCGGGGGTGCTCCAGAAAGCCATCGCCGCTGCCATCAAAGCCCAGCTGGCTGTGCCCTGGCTGCCTCCAAACTGCAGACTGCCACTGCACGGTGAAACACAA AGTTCAGGAGCACGGCACAGCTTCCACGTCCAGCCTCTCAGTTTACCGCACCGCACCAAAGGCTCAGGAAAGAAGCAGCTGAAAG AGCTGGAGGACTACCAGCGAGACATTCTTCCTCCTGTGACCGCCCAGCCTTCCCATCATGCCTCTGTGGTGGCGTCCATCCTGGAGCAGCACACTGCAGAGCTGAGCGCCGCGCAGGAGTGGGACAACGAGTGGAACACGCAGGGACTTCTGTCTCGCCTCACGCCACAG GACTACCGCTCCAGGAAAGTGGCCCGGCTGCGTAAACGCATCGAGGAGCAGCTGCGTTCGGCGGCCCTGCCCTGTCCCGAAAGTGCCTTTGGCGGCCCTCGCTCCGCCTCCGACCTATCGGAGCTGCTGCAGACCTTCAGAGGCTCCGCCCCCTCCGACCACATCCTGACCAAGGGCACCCACTTCACCCACACGCAGAAGTTCGCCTTCACACAG GAGGCGGCAGCAGTAAGCGCCCCCCCCATCCCCTCCAGCCACCAGTCGGAGAGTGACGTGCAGCTCCGGCAGCAGGAGGAGCAGGCGTCCCTCCAGCAGCAGTTCCAGCAGCTCTGCAGCGACGTGGACCAGCTGGCAGCAGACATGAAGCACATGAGTGTCACTAATGCACag GTGATGGATATTAAAGCAAGAGAACTGGGCAACTCTAGAAAGGAACGATGCAG CACGTTCATTTTGCCCCCG GGGtccctgttttttgttttttttcatattctgaACCCTTTCCTCCATTTTCCTCAGCTGGAGTCGTCCAGGAAGCTTTCTGAAATCAAGTCTCTGCACGACAAGATCCGCGCGTCTACGGAGGAGGCCAAGAAGAAGGAAGACCTCCACCAACAGCTG GTGACGGAGCTAGAAAACCTTCCCCAGGACGCGTCTCGGTCCGCCTACACCCAGAGGATCCTGGAGATCGTCGGCAACATCAAGAAACAGAAGGAGGAAATCACAAAG ATCCTGTCGGACACCAAGGAGCTCCAGAAAGAAATCAACAGTCTGACGGGGAAACTGGACCGGACCTTCGCTGTGACCGACGAGCTGGTCTTCAAG GACGCCAAAAAAGACGAATCCGTCCGCAAATCCTACAAGTACCTGGCGGCCCTGCATGAA AACTGCAGTCAGCTGATCCAAACCATCGAAGACACCGGGACGATCCTGAGAGAGATTCGAGATCTAGAGGAGCAG ATCGAGACAGAGAACAGCAGTAAGACGGTGGCGAACCTGGAGCGGATTCTGGAGGACTACAAGGCCATGAGACAGGAGAACTCGGCACTCGCCGCCAAAGTCCGAGAAGGCTGA